In Antechinus flavipes isolate AdamAnt ecotype Samford, QLD, Australia chromosome 6, AdamAnt_v2, whole genome shotgun sequence, the sequence CAGCAGACATGGCCTAAGTGGCAGCTGAGACGATCAGGACCTTCACTGGGCCTCAGTGTGGGGAGCAGGGAAATACTGAAGTTCCAGAGTGGGGAGACCTGGTTGGAccagaaaatcattttagcaggTGTGTAAGGAATAATTTGGAAGGAAAACAGGCGGTTCCATGGAGAGTGGTGAGTGCAACTGAAGGCCACGCGATCAGGCAGGGACAGGAACTGAGGCTTCACTAGAGAAACCACATCAATGGAGAAAGGCACAAGTTAacattaattgtatttttattttgttaagcatttcccAGGGACACTGACAACACAGGAGTTTTTGGCAGGCCACTGGCCACCAGAGTTTGACAGCTTGTCTAGGGCCCTGAAAGGTTAGATTCTCCTAGAGCCGGTATGGATCAGGGTGGTCTTGGCTCTGCGGCCAGTGAATGTGGGGGAAAAGACCTGTGGATGGCAGTGACAAAATGACAACCAAATGGTtgtaaggaaggagaagaggcaGACAGCCTTGCTGTCAGGACCCTGGGGAGTGGTACAAGTAAGTGGTGGGAGGAGATGAGAAAGGGATGAGGGCCGCCTGCAAGGGTCAGAGCTTCCACTTTGACCAGAGGAGTCAAATTCAAGGTCAGGGAGGAGGGCTACCAAGGTGTACACAGGAATAGCTGCAGGTTCCATGTTGACTTGGGAAATCATGTGTagcatattttattaaatgtttccaaATTACGTTTTAATCTTGGGTGTGTAGTGTGGGCTGAAGGTGGCCAGTGTTTTTGATGTCTCAGATCACTGAGTCCAATCTCTCGTTTCActgatgaagaaagtgaggttgAAAGTGACTTAAATGATTTGATCAGGGTCACCTTACTTGTATCAGGAttgatttgaattcgggtcttcccTATTCCAATTCCAGTGCTCTCTGTCCAGTCTGCCACCTAGTTGTCACAAGAAGAAAGAGCCCTAACATGATTTAAGGGGTGGAAGAGGATGATGAACCAGTAAAGGAAACGAAAGAAAAAGTAGTGTCATGGAAGCCAAGGAGGAACCTGACTGCAACTGCTAAAAGCTGCAGCAAGGTCAAAAAGGCTGACGGTGAGTGGTAGGTTTTGTTGAGGAGAAAGGCAGTGAATTAATTTTTTGAGATAATTCCTAGCCATTTTTGTAGGGGGAGAGGCTAGTGATAACGGCTCTGATTCATGATTTTGTTGGTATAGGGAACAGCACAGGAGAAAATTCTATCTGCACATCTGCAGCATCTTTGCAGCGTTCCTGCACTGTCACTGATAAGTTACTTTCCCTGAGTAGCAAAGCCATTGTGTGTCAGCAAGACCCAGTCTCCATTCTCTCAACCACACTGATTCTCATATCTCATCTCAATCTAAGAATTGGTCTCAGTTTttcatgaaaatttaaaaatttggcaTCAATTACAGtagtcatgttttaaaaaaagttgcAATCCTGATGGGGCAGCAATTAGTCAACTCAgaactttccattttattaaggTTTACTCGATAGTAATAATTTTATAAGTTGTAAATGTCCTAAATCATCCTTGGGTCTTgttggagggggaggaggaaaattgttctttattctcaaaaaggaccagtgacatcatgaaggtgatgtcttgacttgcaagtaaatgagatttaagtgaagcagaactACACAAAGTCAACCTTTTGTTAGTATTTGCAATTTACCTCAATCATATCAGGTTACTCAGACTAATGCCATAAAAGAACTCTTGAAATACCATCTGTCTCTACCAGGAAGTTAGATGTGCAGACAGTGAGAATGCATTATGGATGAATAAATATGCTTAAATTGAGAGAATTTAAGGTATATTTCATTTCAGCTGTCCTTCAAAAGAGTCACATATTCCCTTTCTCTAGTGCATTAGTcacagttgttttttgtttgttttgtggagCTGATTGAAGATAATTTTGGGCCACCATTTCTCCAAGCAAATATATAAATGGTGGCAGTAATAGAGTATTGCCACTAATTGAGCATCTTGGTAGCTATACTAGTAGAAAACATCCCCAAAAGATTTGAGATTTGCATAGCTGGATTCTTACTATAAAGAATACTCAGAAACTTCAGTTGTTGCCATTTCATCatgattatattttcaaaattacaaGGAATTCTGTACATGGCTAAAGTTCACTGTCCCTAAAGAACCATTGGTGGGGAAAATTGTTTCCCTTTACAGCTCATCCTATCAAAATCTTGCAGACCAATTTAAAGGGAGGATATATCATTTTCCTAAGATTTCTATTAAATGTTGGGGGTAATTTAAGCTGAGCAAGTGCAAAAATAAGAATTCACTTTTATACCTATAATTTTGAGTCATCTGGCCAAAAGCAAAGCAAGCCTAATTGTTTTTTCactgcaatcttttttttttggtccagatgTGTAAATTAACTGAAaacacactgaaaaaaaaatcctcatctgAACATGCATGAAGAATATTCCCtcaaaatatattattgaatTGCACTTCTATCCAATAGTGAATGTGTTTGGGGCCTAGACAAGCAAGACAATATACACAAAATTACAGTTGTAAAAAGACTAGATTACAAAGTTGTCCTTGTTGATTTAAATCTCATCTACATAAAACACATCAGAGGTCACAGAAGGCTCATCTATAGAGATTTCTGAAAGATCTCTCTCCAAGTTTTCCAGTTCCCTACGGACTTCCCCGACAAGATCTCCATCTTGCTGGTCCTCAATAATGGCTCCAGGCAGCAAGCGGAATAGAAGGCCCTCATTGGTCAGTGCATGCTCTTTGTCTTCACGCCTTGTTATATTGAAGGATAGTTCGCACACATACACCAAGCTGTGCCTAGAAAGCAAGCAGCTAAGTTTGGTCACAATTCCCCAGTGACTACGTTAACCTTTGGCTTAGCACTTTAATGGAGACCAGCTCCCAACTCAGAAGCAGCAATCCGGTTCTAATTTTCAGCTCTGCATCCATAGCTCAAGCAAGATTATCCAAAACAAGGACACAAGGGCTACTGCAggcattttctctctccatacATGGAAAAACCCAAGGAGCACCTGACATATTCAATTGATCTGAATCAGTAATTACATTTACTCACTCTCCATACTGGTTCAATAATCCAGCTACCCACTGGATGGAGATATCTTACTTTGAAGTTGGTAAAGCACTTTTACATGTGTTATCTCACCTGATCCTGCTATAATTATCACAattttacaggcaaggaaacagaccgagaaaaataatttgctcaaagtcacaccgCTAGTAATTGtgacaggatttaaattcagttcttccagattccaagtccagtattctatacactgtgccaaaattaggatcatagatttggaacctGAAGAGATTTTTGCAGCCACCtggtccaaccttttcattttatcaaagaaacagGGAGACTTGGTGCTGACCCAATGTCACATGGGTAATTAAGTCAAATCTGGTTCTATGGCTCCAGAGTCCATGCTCTGGAAACAATACAGTGGAAACACTGTACCACTGAGAAATGTGAAGGACTGGTATGTAGGAGACAAATCTGTCTTACACTGCTTGGCCCTTAATAGAATTATTGTCAATGGAATATGTTAGAGGGAGATATGTCCTCATTATTGGGGATAACTTCCTACTCATCCAAACTGTTTAACATTGTAAAGGCTGTCATATGAGAAGGACTTTTGCAGTGTCCATCAAAGATTAGACAGTGCCATAGAAGAAGTCAATGGGGTTGATGTAGAGGGTCTCGATTCTCCTTCCAGTTtttagattctgtgattttgaaaTTACCAAAGTAACACTTAGACCTGGATCCAAAAAACTGAAATAAGATAGCCCTGTGAGATGTGCTGGACCTAGTGGTCTAAATGGTGTGTTCTTGTTGAAGGaatgtttttggtttgtttgtttgtttctgaaaaCTCACCTGTGTGGCTGGCAGATTAAACCAGTGGCACACGGGCATCGGTCTAGGGCCCCTTCAGGCTCCAGCTCCCATGTGATGAGATCCAGCAGTCTATTAGAAGGGTCGTGGCAGGGTTCGCCCTCCACTGGTAGTGGTGTGCACACAGGAAACAGGAGTCCTGCAAGAGGGCAACAAACTTACTGGACTTTTCTCTGAGCTACATCTTCTGAGGATACAGAAGAAATATCATGTACCCTTGGGCTTACCCAGaaggttaaaaaagagagagaaatttactTTCATTGCCTCTACTTGCTTAGCTCCCACTCCTACTGATCCTAAATAATTAGTAGTACAATAAAGTGCTTCACTTTATATCCCATTGCAGTCTTTCAACCTCATTACTCCACAGAAACTGCTCTGTTCCAGGTTACCAAGGATATCCCAATGAAAATGTACCAGTCTTAAAGGCAAGGACTGTCTTGTACTTTGTACTGCTTTGCTtatattaagaattttatattccttttctttcttgatctgtgCAACATTTGAGACTGCTGGTTTACTCTCTCTGCTCCTATGATCTAGATACTCCTCCCTAAATTTTTGTGGTACTCTTTTCTCATGattacatcttcattttctttggtcATCATGTCCCACCTCTTACACATGAATATATCCTCAAGGTTCCTAtcttttggggggagaggaggggaaatgaggcaatttggattaagtgacttactcaaccTTATCAAGTatgtatctgaagccagatttgaactcaggtcctcctaactccagagctgctgctctatccactgtaccatctaactgctccCCCATCCCCACCAAGGTTCTTTTCTCTATTTACAATTTCTATGAGCTTTTAAGCTCCCATGGAGTCAATCATCACTATCTCTATgcaaataatttccaattttgatCTCTCAATGGAATATCCTATAATCATTTCCaacaacatatccaaaacagaactttcTGCCCCTCAAAACTgatctcttccaaacttccctattttatTGAGAGTACCATCAGTCACTCATGTTCCCAACCTCAGAATCACCTTTGATTTCTTATTCTTGTACTGCCAAATTGCCAAGCCTTAAAAACTGCTTTTACCTCTACAATATATCTCAtatatttcccctttttcccaTCTGTAGGTATCCTTCCACCTCAGATGCTATTACTTCTCCCATGTACCACTGCAATAACCCCATGTTGCTCTCCCAGTCTCCCATTCCTTCTCTGTCCAAACCACCTTTTACACAACAGCCAGACTGATATATTTAAAGCACAACTCTAACCATGATACTCCCATGCATGAGAACCACTTCAATGGTTCCTTTTTGCCTgtgagataaaatacaaattcttctgtGACTTTTAAGTGCTTAAAAATATGGCTCCAGCCTACTCTTTTGGGCTTCTAGCACCTGTTTCTACATACATTCCATATTCCAGCCAGACTGGCCTGTGTATTACTTCTGATACATTAACATTATATTCCTATTTCTATCACCTCCTTCCAAGCTCAGTCCAAATGTTATCTCCCATAGGAAATTTCCCTGTCTCTCAAATGTTAGTGCCCTTctctactttgcatatattttgcatccaattttctatattttgtttttgctttcccaaataaaatgtttactgttgaggaaaaagACATGTCTTTATATTCCCTGAgcctataaatgcttattgaacaaATGATGAAAGAATCAATCGGATGACTTGCTGTACTTTGCTATTTCTGGAACCTGAattaaaaatagagcaaaaaaaaaatcttaaagacttttaaaaattagtccaATTTTTACAACTCTGAAATCACTATTATAATGATTTTCTTGCTCCTCTAGTCTCCTGAGGATGGGAGTGAGGAGGTTTGGCTCTTGGAAAAAAATGTACTTACTCAGCTGAGaactattctttctattttgatATTAAACTAGAGATCAGGGGATTTCTAGGAAGGAAAAATATAGTACATCATCTCATATTCTTTTGAGGAAGTCCCTGAAGTCTTTGCTTCTAGACCTCTAGACAGacgacagacagacacacacatgtgtacttgcgtgcacacacacacgaTTTGGCTTCTGTTGCTTGGCTCCCTAAGAGAAAACTAGGAATAATAGGGAGAAATTGCCAAGAAATAGATTTTAGAATACAAAAAGACATTTCCTAAAAATCTAAAATGGATTGCTTCAGGAAGCAATAGGTTACCTATTACTGGAGTGTCTGGGATATTGTAGGAGTTCCTTAACACTCTTGATTTAACTAGATGCCCTCAGAGAAAAGACTGATGGGGGAGAAACATGGTAGATAACTTCCATTATTTGAAGGACTGGCATGCAAAAATAGGATTAAGCTTGCTTCGCTTGACCCCAGAGGGAAAAACTGGGATCAATACATTGAGAAAAATATTCTTACATTTAGTTCCATCCCAAAATGGAGTGGAATACCTTAGTCTTTCCTCAATGTTTCAGGGATAGTCAGGAATATTGTGGAGTGGATTGGATTAGATAGTTAGGGTCCCTTGAAACTTTGAGATTCTGTGGttccagaaataataaatagtCTTATTGCTTATATCCTATTGTCTGATACTGTCTTACTGAAATAGGGCTTCTCAGACCTACAGAAAACAACTCAAACTGAGACAGAAGAAACCTTTACCTACCTTTCTGAAAAGCACAGCACAGACCAGGCTGGCAGCCTTGCTGGTTGTCACAGATGGTCCCGTTACTACCTTTTGAAGCATCTTTTACACAATGACCCCAGACGCAAAGCTGGTCTCCACAGCATTCGCTATCTCTTGAGCAGAGCTTGAGAAAAGTaacaaaaaaggaggggaaaacatGAAATGAGGGCCCCCAAGCCTGAACAGAAGTTAGAACAAGACAGAGATAGGGAAAATAGGTGGAACTAATGGATTAATAGTAAATGGCAAGACTCTGAGCTCAGTCCCAAGGATATGGAAAATTCTGCATATAAAACCAACAGTGAACAATAAATTTGGATTGGGAGAGAGGCTCACCTTAGAAAAAACTAATGTACCAGATTTATGATTTTGCAGAGTAGCTCAATTAGGACCTCATTGATTATTCACATTACAAACtgattatttgaagaaatagcaaaaaaagaaaaagaaatagcaaagtcAGCTTAATAATTTAACTTTGAAATTTTGCTAACGTCAAAATAAccatgaatttgaattcaaaggTCCTGGGCCTATATTTAGGCACTACCATTAACTATAATGTACTGGAAAAGatactttcccttttttgaatATCAGttgctttatctataaaatgaaaattatttcacagGATTAATCTGAAGAAATTGCTTTGTAAAAAgcaagtgctatgtaaatgaaAGTGCACATAATCTGTAAATCCTCAAACTGCAACCACTAGAGTAaggattcactatttgacaaaaacttcagGAAAAACTAGAAATCAGTCTTGCAGAAATTAAGTCTCCCACCAAGATTTATACCATATACCATAATAAGCTCCAAATAAATATATGACCTACGtctcaaaatcaaaaacaaaatggaagagcAAGGAAAAAATCTTCTGCATCaatgaggtgggggaagggggataTTCTCAATCAGTCAAGGGACAGAAAGGattataaaagatataatagctcattttaataacattaatttgtacaaaccaaaataagataaaaatgagcagaaaagaaattaattggggaaaaatctttgtagcaaatttctttgtttaaggtctcatttctaagctATATTagaaactgattcaaatattgaagaatgataaccattccccaataaataaattgtcaaaggcTACAAAAAGTTAgctctcaaaggaaaaaaatcaaaatgtcaaaCATTGtgttaaaaaatgcttcaaatcactaataattgggAAGATGCAAATTACAACTTTGAAATTCTGCCTTATACCTATCTTATTAGCAAAggttccccccccaaaaaaaagaataataacaatttttagAATGGctataaaaagagaggaaaatcagtgcatcagagaaagaattatgaattGGTCCagacattttggaaagcaatttggaactgtccCACCAAACTCATTAAATTGTTATGTACTCATTGATTCAGTGATATCATTAATAGGTCTACaccccaaagatatcaaagaaaaaaaaagacaccaagtaagcaaaaaaaaaaaaaaattaggatttatGCCAGTTCTTTCTGTTTAGAGGAAAGAATTGGAATTAAGGGCAATTTTCATCAGtcagaatggctgaacaatatgaatgtaatagaatattattgtgtgatcagaataataaaaaagatttcagagaaaatgaTACACAAGTTTCTGGACCTAGCAAATATGTAGACTTTTTTCGCTAGACTATACTTGTTTGTTAAAAGAATTgcattcttttttggggggcaagCAGGTAAGGAGATTTAAGAGAGATGGGGAAGGTAGTGATGATGTTgccaaaaaagaaatcaagaagggGCATTAAAGTAGTTTTAAAATGCATGAAAAAGCATAGAAGAAAGCTCCTAAGGAATAGAAaaacaggacagttttgaaagtaacaagatgaatttattatatatttttaaaaagcaaattgtatataatagagaatttttctctttgtatatggAGTTTAGGGAGGAGAGtattaaattcagaataatattttgttCAAGAAATGGGAGTTATTGCTTTTATTAAGTATTGTATAATAAGTATTTAGTAAGTATAATTTACTAAGAGTTTCTTACTAAATAATAAGTATTCTTATTTCCCAAACATGTCTAGTATATTAATGAATGTATTTATCCCTATGTTATTGGCAAATAACTGATTACTCTAGATATCTAAACAGTCTTCAGGGGCATTTCTCTACAagaccttccttctttctccaactcaAGTTAAAGGCTAAAGGTTTAAAGCAGGAACGAATAGCCCCACAAATCTCCAATCTGGTTAGAATGCAGAGGTGCTACTGGTCCTCCCCAACTTGATATTCCAGTGAAGAAGGAGTCTGTATTATTGGAAACAGACAGAACTGGATTTAAGAGTTTTCTCTGCAGACTTATTTCTCCCATCATCTGATCCCAAAAAATTGTTATCTTTGGTATTTCCAGGAATACTAAGAGTTGTGGAGTGCTCACTGAGCAGTGTACACAGGATTTTGGAATTGTGACATTTTCCTAAGAGGATGGACTCTGGTGAGCCAGAAAGGGCGAGTAACGTCAGATTTTGAAGTGTCTGCACAAAGATTTTTAAGCGAGCCAGATCAGGGGAACTGTCATTGTCAGGTCTTTCCAGAAGTTGGGTACTTACTGTTTGTTGGTTCTTACAGAGTTCACAAGTATATTCAAAACTAGAAAACTGGCAGTATCTTCCTGTCCCACAGTCCTCATCAATGATACACTCCTAGAAGGGGAAAGAAACTTTGTTAAATCATGAAACAAAATGGCTCTCATCACCCAGACTGGGTTTTTAATTGACTTGTTGCTAAAAGGCATCCAGGAAGAAATTGTAGCAATTGTATATACACATTAGTTTGTCTCATTTGAGACTCAGAATAAAGCTATGAGATAGATGCTGCCATTATTCCCAGTTtacaaaactgggaaactgagactgaagtgat encodes:
- the DKK3 gene encoding dickkopf-related protein 3, yielding MLLLERMLLFPRLLLLGLLAGAGRAAPAPSTLPSSPSSFPMSSFPTSQALREGPPPALTFPQEEATLDEMFREVEELMEDTQHKLQSAVEEMKAEEEATKGSVEVSLQDLPPNFHNNSHSEVKVGNRTIYRQQEIDKITNNQTGQTVISETIIDTIKDEEKRNHECIIDEDCGTGRYCQFSSFEYTCELCKNQQTLCSRDSECCGDQLCVWGHCVKDASKGSNGTICDNQQGCQPGLCCAFQKGLLFPVCTPLPVEGEPCHDPSNRLLDLITWELEPEGALDRCPCATGLICQPHRHSLVYVCELSFNITRREDKEHALTNEGLLFRLLPGAIIEDQQDGDLVGEVRRELENLERDLSEISIDEPSVTSDVFYVDEI